One part of the Bacillota bacterium genome encodes these proteins:
- the fsa gene encoding fructose-6-phosphate aldolase, with protein sequence MKIFIDTANIEEIREAASWGVLAGVTTNPSLVAKEKTADMKQVVKKIAEIVKGPLSAEVLSLDADGMVREGRELAAVAPNVVVKIPMTAEGLKAVYRLTAEGIKTNVTLIFSANQGLLAAVAGATYVSPFVGRIDDINMDGMQVVSDLVTVFRNYGIKTQVIAASMRHPAHVTQAALAGADVATIPFAVLQQMMKHPLTDQGIKRFLDDWAKVTGGK encoded by the coding sequence GTGAAGATATTCATCGACACTGCCAACATTGAGGAGATCCGTGAGGCCGCCTCCTGGGGTGTCCTGGCGGGGGTCACGACCAACCCCTCGCTCGTAGCCAAGGAGAAAACGGCCGACATGAAGCAGGTCGTAAAGAAGATAGCCGAGATCGTGAAGGGCCCCCTGAGTGCGGAGGTCCTGAGCCTGGACGCCGACGGTATGGTAAGGGAAGGCCGGGAACTGGCCGCCGTTGCTCCCAACGTGGTAGTCAAGATCCCCATGACCGCGGAAGGGCTGAAGGCCGTATACCGGCTTACGGCGGAGGGAATAAAGACCAACGTGACCCTGATATTCTCGGCGAACCAGGGACTACTGGCGGCCGTGGCGGGCGCGACCTACGTGAGCCCGTTCGTTGGCAGGATCGATGACATAAACATGGACGGGATGCAGGTCGTGAGCGATCTCGTCACGGTATTCCGCAACTACGGGATAAAGACGCAGGTGATCGCGGCGAGTATGAGGCATCCCGCACACGTCACGCAGGCGGCGCTGGCGGGCGCCGATGTGGCCACGATACCGTTCGCCGTGTTGCAACAGATGATGAAGCATCCGCTGACCGATCAGGGCATCAAGAGGTTCCTTGACGACTGGGCGAAGGTTACCGGGGGAAAGTAG
- a CDS encoding 3-aminobutyryl-CoA ammonia lyase translates to MEAMLRVRIGEHDAHYGGGLVAGARMMELFGDVATEILIRYDGDEGLFAAYDMVEFKAPIYAGDYLEIKGRITKAGNTSRKMEFEAWKVISSLHDPNNPSAAEVLKEPVLVGRATGTCVVPKQLQRFKHEG, encoded by the coding sequence ATGGAAGCCATGCTTCGCGTCAGGATCGGTGAACACGACGCACATTACGGCGGCGGCCTGGTCGCCGGCGCCAGGATGATGGAGCTCTTCGGCGACGTCGCGACGGAGATACTCATCCGCTACGACGGCGACGAGGGGCTGTTCGCGGCGTACGACATGGTTGAATTCAAGGCGCCCATCTACGCGGGCGACTATCTCGAGATAAAAGGCCGGATTACGAAGGCCGGAAACACCTCCCGCAAGATGGAGTTCGAGGCGTGGAAGGTGATCTCGTCCCTCCACGACCCGAACAATCCGTCGGCAGCGGAGGTCCTCAAAGAACCCGTGCTGGTGGGTAGGGCGACCGGTACATGCGTTGTCCCAAAGCAACTGCAGAGGTTCAAGCACGAGGGTTAG
- a CDS encoding S8 family serine peptidase — protein sequence MSAGRSPAILALNAFVSGFTVLNTARASTDAPDSDFLTVDPSTSRTKMTPLGQFNGDLNVQAASILGAQSLSSSLRVNGGKVAVAVIGSGIDPGHKDLQRTPAGSAKITEWADFTDEGLVNTEPVIPSRGWVDTRFGRLKTGNLRSAGGALRVGVLREAALDARGALGQDLNGNGLTTDVFSVLVIDHAQKGVYSRVYVDTNQNRDFTDEVPVGAFGESGGFSRFRDKSGNVNSSAVHFVVAGISRDGSAVRLGFDSLGTGTFLAGLVAARGLQEGMNGVAPGATLIALKVLDSSGRGSWEAISQAIIHASRSGARVILVDTGLTILTDEHLQGLRELIADVVSRYNVVVLFAAGDGGPALESCKAPTDSVSAIAVGGATGPADAPGVWSRSAVGPTPVGGWAPDVLAPVSAASTVPTWFSRSGYALATGTAVSAAYAAGCSALLVSACDVAGVRPDARSALSALSEGGRRVSSATVIEQGGGVLDVSRAFDLLKAGFRAPMTVVAEDPIGHRDGGLFARGFVPGSARFYVDNFSGESSSMGFRSESEWVKPRQAKLIAPAVGERSLVFEYGDIPPGLQSTVVRGVDERTGRTIMMARHAVVRASPLPAGGTLWPESSAPLKPGEVRRQFVSVPHGCTELRVDGVNSGEEGAEIQVVGPGGKRAYMADLPAASRSVKVVRDPEAGVWEIVLFRDGGDRDVPVTLAVSSFGFLVAPWPPSVEYRPSDGSARVTFGLANYRANATIRLAAASRAERSGTADHEVIVVPRQHSFSRAFTVTEGTSRILASTCHPSSARADVDLYLHVFDPQTGWKEVASSAALGSSNERIDLKDPAPGSYMLFVESRDTGSDVRCELTLRAFKNDPAVTWDRQNPAYLEKDEALPASFDIPTPAGRPREMEVQVVDDSNGSLLASVPLVIAGDTDTAWSVELGGLAGVNSRFVTVKSARASYDPWSEIAVMINGRTHALEDGAVTLSVTVPSEVEITLLMRGKPIMSKTLVVKDLPPASAKTPEPSSDPEKEKLREGLIRRLGL from the coding sequence ATGTCAGCAGGACGCTCTCCGGCCATACTGGCCCTGAACGCTTTCGTGTCCGGTTTTACTGTGCTAAACACGGCTCGCGCCTCGACAGACGCTCCTGACTCAGACTTCCTGACTGTCGACCCTTCCACTTCGAGAACCAAGATGACTCCCCTGGGCCAGTTTAACGGCGATTTGAACGTGCAGGCGGCGTCGATCCTGGGCGCGCAAAGCCTCTCGAGCAGTCTCCGCGTGAATGGCGGTAAGGTGGCCGTGGCGGTTATAGGCTCCGGTATCGATCCCGGCCACAAAGACCTCCAGCGCACGCCGGCTGGATCGGCAAAGATTACTGAGTGGGCTGACTTCACGGATGAAGGCTTGGTCAACACGGAGCCGGTCATTCCATCGAGAGGCTGGGTAGACACCAGGTTCGGCCGCCTGAAGACGGGTAACCTCCGGAGTGCCGGCGGCGCTCTCAGGGTCGGCGTACTCCGCGAAGCGGCGCTGGACGCTCGAGGTGCGCTTGGGCAAGACCTCAACGGCAACGGGCTCACGACCGACGTGTTTTCGGTGCTGGTTATAGACCACGCGCAGAAGGGAGTCTACAGCCGCGTCTACGTTGACACCAACCAGAACCGGGATTTTACCGACGAGGTGCCGGTGGGAGCGTTTGGGGAATCCGGGGGTTTCTCGAGATTCCGCGACAAGTCCGGCAACGTCAATTCATCAGCCGTGCATTTCGTGGTGGCGGGCATATCCCGGGACGGGTCCGCGGTAAGGCTTGGATTTGACTCGCTGGGGACCGGCACATTCCTGGCCGGCCTGGTCGCCGCCAGGGGACTCCAGGAGGGAATGAACGGTGTCGCTCCCGGGGCGACGCTGATCGCGCTGAAGGTCCTGGACTCCAGCGGCAGGGGGTCCTGGGAGGCCATCAGCCAGGCCATCATACACGCGTCGCGCAGCGGCGCCAGAGTCATTCTCGTCGACACGGGTCTGACAATCCTCACGGACGAGCACCTCCAGGGCCTGCGGGAACTCATTGCCGATGTCGTGAGTAGGTACAACGTAGTTGTCTTGTTCGCGGCCGGTGACGGGGGACCCGCTCTGGAGTCCTGTAAGGCCCCGACGGACAGTGTGTCGGCAATTGCCGTAGGTGGGGCGACGGGGCCTGCGGATGCTCCCGGAGTCTGGTCGCGCAGCGCAGTAGGGCCAACACCGGTGGGCGGCTGGGCGCCGGACGTGCTCGCGCCCGTGTCCGCCGCTTCTACCGTGCCGACATGGTTTTCGCGAAGTGGGTATGCGCTGGCCACTGGGACTGCGGTCTCGGCGGCTTATGCAGCCGGCTGTTCCGCATTACTCGTGAGTGCGTGCGATGTGGCCGGTGTACGGCCCGATGCGCGCAGCGCATTGTCGGCGCTTTCGGAGGGTGGCCGGAGAGTCTCAAGCGCCACGGTGATAGAGCAGGGTGGCGGAGTCCTCGATGTGTCCCGGGCCTTCGACCTGTTGAAAGCGGGATTCAGAGCGCCGATGACGGTGGTGGCGGAAGACCCCATAGGCCACCGCGATGGTGGGCTGTTTGCCAGGGGGTTTGTCCCGGGGTCGGCGAGATTCTACGTGGACAACTTCTCCGGGGAATCCTCCAGCATGGGCTTCCGGAGTGAGTCTGAGTGGGTCAAACCCCGGCAGGCGAAGCTGATTGCTCCGGCGGTTGGTGAGCGAAGCCTCGTGTTTGAGTACGGTGACATCCCACCGGGGCTACAATCCACCGTAGTGCGCGGCGTCGATGAGCGTACGGGTCGCACGATAATGATGGCCAGGCATGCTGTCGTTCGAGCGAGTCCTTTGCCTGCCGGGGGTACCCTGTGGCCTGAATCGTCCGCGCCACTCAAGCCGGGCGAAGTGAGGAGGCAGTTCGTTTCGGTGCCGCATGGCTGCACCGAGCTGAGGGTTGATGGAGTGAATTCGGGCGAAGAAGGGGCGGAAATCCAGGTTGTCGGGCCCGGGGGAAAGCGCGCTTACATGGCGGATCTTCCCGCCGCGTCAAGGTCGGTCAAGGTGGTCCGCGACCCGGAGGCCGGCGTGTGGGAGATCGTGCTGTTCAGGGACGGGGGTGACCGTGACGTCCCCGTGACTCTTGCGGTCTCGTCTTTCGGATTCCTGGTTGCCCCGTGGCCGCCGTCCGTCGAGTATCGACCGTCCGACGGCTCAGCCAGAGTGACGTTCGGCCTCGCCAACTACCGGGCAAACGCCACAATACGGCTGGCCGCGGCGTCGCGCGCCGAGCGGTCCGGCACTGCGGACCACGAGGTCATCGTCGTCCCCCGGCAACATTCGTTCAGCAGGGCGTTCACGGTAACGGAAGGCACTTCCCGCATACTGGCGTCGACTTGCCACCCGTCCAGTGCGCGTGCGGATGTCGACCTCTACCTGCATGTGTTTGACCCGCAGACGGGGTGGAAAGAGGTCGCGTCATCCGCAGCCCTGGGGTCGTCTAACGAGAGAATTGACTTGAAGGACCCTGCCCCCGGCTCTTATATGCTGTTCGTTGAATCAAGGGACACGGGATCTGACGTTCGATGCGAGTTGACCTTGCGCGCATTTAAGAATGACCCCGCCGTTACCTGGGATCGGCAGAACCCCGCGTATCTCGAAAAAGATGAAGCCCTACCGGCATCTTTCGACATTCCCACGCCGGCCGGGCGGCCCAGAGAGATGGAAGTCCAGGTCGTGGACGACAGCAACGGCTCGCTTCTGGCCAGCGTACCGCTTGTCATTGCCGGTGATACCGATACTGCGTGGTCGGTGGAGCTTGGCGGCCTGGCCGGAGTCAACAGCCGCTTTGTAACGGTGAAATCTGCGCGTGCCTCATACGACCCGTGGAGTGAAATAGCCGTGATGATAAACGGCAGGACTCACGCCCTGGAAGATGGGGCTGTCACGCTATCTGTCACTGTCCCGAGTGAAGTCGAGATTACTCTGCTCATGCGCGGCAAGCCCATCATGTCCAAAACGCTGGTTGTGAAGGATTTGCCTCCTGCTTCAGCGAAAACTCCAGAGCCAAGCAGCGACCCGGAGAAGGAGAAGCTGCGCGAAGGACTGATCAGGCGTCTCGGGTTGTGA
- a CDS encoding S-layer homology domain-containing protein: protein MSRAAFTHLLLSCVTMDQTDSGAPGPLSPFRDVSAGHWAAPSIGAAYERGWVKGYGDGRFKPDSIVSRVEATVLLVRVLQPFVPTERTGILPANMDDTPEWARGEVSTALHLGWLVGDPGGDLRLHEPVRFSEACALIWRAMAFRGNRYDLGGVVRSVDAGAGVITIDTTMGGARVNVGPDTALFRNGVRCAPGDIRALDEIYVINDSGSSPAFVEARYIDDVGYVDDIDGVTGTVSYVDRVGVTKRAVVSNDTEVHVLRNKSAFSAVSRGDRAYFVFDSERGVVRLMDVAKMNTGGRVLTVSVPAFSLTARVAGSGVETMRIDRDTIIYRDGSLAALADVRQGDVFQGSVANDGTVLFLQAFSTIVQ from the coding sequence ATGAGCCGCGCCGCGTTTACTCACCTGCTGCTCAGCTGTGTGACGATGGATCAGACTGACAGCGGTGCGCCTGGGCCGCTTTCTCCGTTTCGGGATGTGAGCGCTGGGCACTGGGCTGCACCCAGCATCGGTGCGGCCTACGAGCGAGGATGGGTGAAGGGGTACGGCGACGGCAGGTTCAAGCCGGATTCGATTGTGAGTCGTGTAGAGGCAACCGTCCTGCTTGTCAGGGTGTTGCAGCCGTTTGTCCCGACAGAACGCACAGGCATCCTCCCAGCAAACATGGACGACACTCCCGAATGGGCTCGAGGCGAGGTCTCGACTGCTCTTCATCTTGGATGGTTGGTGGGAGACCCCGGCGGTGACCTCCGTCTGCATGAGCCCGTGAGGTTCTCGGAGGCCTGTGCCCTCATCTGGCGGGCGATGGCCTTCAGGGGGAACAGGTACGACCTGGGGGGAGTAGTTCGAAGTGTTGATGCTGGAGCGGGAGTCATAACCATCGACACCACAATGGGTGGAGCCAGGGTCAACGTAGGACCTGACACCGCGCTATTCAGGAACGGCGTCCGGTGTGCGCCTGGAGACATTAGAGCGCTTGATGAGATATACGTTATCAACGACTCGGGAAGTTCCCCCGCCTTCGTCGAGGCCCGCTACATCGATGACGTAGGATATGTCGATGACATAGATGGAGTCACCGGTACGGTGTCGTACGTGGATCGGGTCGGCGTGACGAAGCGCGCCGTGGTAAGTAACGACACCGAGGTGCACGTTCTACGGAACAAATCGGCCTTCTCCGCAGTCTCTAGAGGGGATAGAGCGTACTTCGTTTTCGATTCCGAGCGTGGGGTGGTCAGGCTCATGGATGTAGCGAAGATGAACACCGGGGGTAGGGTGCTCACGGTGTCCGTTCCTGCCTTCAGCCTCACCGCCAGGGTGGCAGGCTCCGGGGTCGAGACCATGAGGATTGACCGCGATACGATCATCTACCGTGACGGCTCACTTGCCGCTCTTGCTGATGTTCGCCAGGGGGACGTTTTTCAGGGCAGCGTCGCGAACGACGGGACGGTGCTGTTCCTCCAGGCGTTCAGCACGATAGTCCAATAG
- the rho gene encoding transcription termination factor Rho, with amino-acid sequence MSIGELEAKTLVELQKVARDLNITGYSALRKKELILEILKTRTEQGGLIFAEGILEIMPDGFGFLRPNFYLPSREDIYVSPSQIRRFDLRTGDLISGQVRPPKDSERYYGLLRVEAVNGVNPDIARERPYFDGLTPTFPNRRLVLETARDETATRLVDLIAPIGAGQRGLIVSPPKAGKTVLLKKIANAITTNFPEVYLMVLLVDERPEEVTDMERSVRGEVISSTFDEIPENHVRVSEMVLERAKRLVEHKKDVVILLDSITRLARAYNLVLPPSGRTLSGGMDPTAFHKPKRFFGAARNIEEGGSLTVLATALIDTGSRMDDVIYEEFKGTGNMELHLDRKLAERRIFPAIDIKRSGTRKEELLFRPDELEIMWMLRKVTNDREPSTVLEMLIDKLGKTRSNKDFLGSLTKELR; translated from the coding sequence TTGAGCATCGGCGAGCTCGAAGCCAAAACCCTGGTTGAACTGCAGAAGGTCGCCAGGGACCTGAACATCACCGGCTACTCCGCCCTCAGAAAGAAAGAACTGATACTGGAAATCCTGAAGACAAGGACAGAACAGGGTGGGCTGATATTCGCGGAGGGCATACTCGAGATCATGCCCGACGGCTTCGGGTTCCTTCGCCCGAACTTCTACCTACCCAGCCGCGAGGACATCTACGTATCGCCGTCCCAGATACGCCGGTTCGACCTCAGGACAGGGGACCTCATCTCAGGCCAGGTCAGACCCCCGAAGGACAGCGAGAGGTATTACGGCCTCCTGCGCGTCGAGGCAGTGAACGGGGTCAACCCCGACATCGCCAGAGAGAGGCCCTACTTTGACGGCCTCACCCCCACGTTCCCGAATCGCCGCCTGGTGCTCGAGACCGCGAGGGACGAGACAGCCACACGCCTCGTAGACCTCATAGCGCCAATAGGCGCCGGGCAGCGAGGCCTGATCGTGTCGCCCCCCAAGGCCGGCAAGACGGTCCTCCTCAAGAAGATCGCAAACGCCATCACTACGAATTTTCCCGAGGTCTACCTGATGGTGCTGCTCGTGGATGAGCGGCCGGAGGAAGTCACCGACATGGAACGGTCGGTGCGCGGGGAGGTCATCAGCTCGACGTTCGACGAGATCCCCGAGAACCACGTGAGGGTCTCGGAAATGGTGCTCGAGCGCGCGAAGAGGCTGGTAGAGCACAAGAAGGACGTCGTGATACTCCTCGATAGCATAACGAGGCTCGCCAGGGCGTACAACCTCGTGCTCCCGCCGTCGGGGCGCACGCTCAGCGGCGGCATGGACCCCACGGCGTTCCACAAGCCCAAGCGGTTCTTCGGCGCGGCGCGAAACATCGAGGAAGGTGGCAGCCTCACGGTTCTGGCCACCGCGCTCATCGACACCGGCAGCCGGATGGATGACGTTATTTACGAGGAGTTCAAGGGCACGGGCAACATGGAACTCCACCTGGACAGGAAGCTCGCCGAGCGCCGCATATTCCCCGCGATCGATATCAAGAGGTCCGGCACTCGCAAGGAAGAGCTCCTGTTCAGGCCGGACGAACTGGAGATCATGTGGATGCTCCGCAAGGTAACCAACGACCGCGAGCCGTCCACGGTGCTCGAGATGCTCATCGACAA